A genome region from Lucilia cuprina isolate Lc7/37 chromosome 3, ASM2204524v1, whole genome shotgun sequence includes the following:
- the LOC111686698 gene encoding voltage-gated potassium channel subunit beta-2-like yields the protein MFITIPLNSSSVNITGRSISLGSNPALPLRPGSTPTPGLRYKNLGKSGLRVSNVGLGTWPVFSPGVSDDQAEAILKLAIESGINLFDISEAHSETEIGKILQRTGWKRTAYVITTKVYWSTKSEERGLSRKHIIESVKASLQRLQLQYIDIVIIHKADAMCPMEEIVRAMNYIIQQGWAMYWGTARWTQVEIMEAYTNCRQFNCITPIVEQSEYHMFCREKCELYLPEMYNKIGVGLMAWGPLSMALSDAQNGEKIFLPKGSFKTKSHSYSWTEDEVNRNAALSPQGSWNKERMEEGRRHCDRLKDLAALAEKLGCTPTQLSIAWSLKHEPVQCLLLGATSAEQLHQSLQSLQLLPRLSTSVMLELERILENKPVRPPMISTLALR from the exons ATGTTCATTACAATTCCTTTAAACTCTTCTTCCGTAAATATAACAGGCCGCTCCATAAGTCTGGGTTCAAATCCGGCTTTACCGTTAAGGCCTGGTTCCACTCCCACACCGGGTTTGCGTTACAAGAATTTGGGCAAGAGTGGTTTACGTGTTAGCAATGTTGGCCTGGGCACTTGGCCAGTCTTTTCGCCCGGCGTTAGCGATGACCAGGCCGAAGCCATACTTAAATTGGCCATTGAGAGCGGCATCAATCTGTTCGATATCTCGGAAGCCCATTCGGAAACAGAAATTGGCAAGATCTTACAGAGAACTGGTTGGAAGCGAACGGCTTATGTTATTACCACAAAAGTTTATTGGAGTACCAA ATCCGAAGAACGTGGCCTTTCACGCAAGCACATTATTGAGTCCGTCAAGGCCAGTTTGCAACGTCTGCAATTACAATATATCGATATTGTAATAATACACAAAGCGGATGCTATGTGTCCCATGGAAG AAATCGTACGAGCTATGAATTACATCATTCAACAGGGATGGGCCATGTACTGGGGTACAGCACGTTGGACTCAGGTCGAAATAATGGAAGCCTATACTAACTGCCGTCAGTTTAATTGTATCACTCCGATAGTCGAACAATCTGAGTATCATATGTTCTGTCGTGAAAAATGTGAACTCTATTTGCCggaaatgtataataaaatcgGTGTGGGCCTAATGGCTTGGGGCCCCCTTTCGATGGCATTGAGTGATGCTCAAAATGGTGAGAAGATATTTTTGCCAAAGGGATCGTTTAAAACGAAGAGTCATTCATATTCCTGGACTGAAGATGAAGTTAATAGGAAT GCTGCCTTATCGCCTCAGGGTAGTTGGAATAAGGAACGCATGGAGGAAGGTCGTCGTCATTGTGATCGTTTAAAGGATTTAGCTGCTTTAGCCGAGAAGCTGGGTTGTACACCTACCCAGTTGTCAATAGCCTGGTCGTTGAAACATGAACCCGTACAATGTTTACTTTTAGGTGCCACTTCTGCTGAACAATTGCATCAGAGTTTGCAATCATTACAG CTACTGCCACGTTTATCGACCAGTGTTATGCTAGAATTGGAACGAATACTAGAGAATAAACCGGTGCGACCGCCGATGATATCAACACTGGCACTTCGGTGA
- the LOC111686699 gene encoding putative mediator of RNA polymerase II transcription subunit 26, with protein MTTTISKHDLQQQQQLQQQQQQQLMLIQQQQQQLMLIQQQQQQQQRFSQNTTYSLDNTITASVGSVATAATQRLDSITTTTTLPNTIQIDTLNNNLENDFNTTLTLRSHAHNNNNGDVGEAPPPKIPKKRSLLNFKSFDFHIKSLYSGLRNGSSNQNKSHSQSTNLMAADGGVESHGEGVTKILTTGINANGSELNINELHQHIIHQPYNRMPPYLKIESVDNEESENLLIDYPQSPYSSRRNSSNDDNRSCSQLIHLSGDGGTDNRHHLQQPTPHRYEMSRSQASSPSPYYLSPHAFASSSQNIRRSSTSDIMSGSKRSASSSTSNSRRPSTSDLLRKARERRGSENRMGRSVSHGGLPRGGGSGGGGGAFRVGPGVGGRRTSMAF; from the coding sequence atgacaacaacaataagtaaacatgatttacaacaacagcagcaactgcagcagcagcaacaacagcaattaaTGCTcatacaacagcagcaacagcaattaATGCTcatacaacagcagcaacagcaacaacagcgtTTTTCTCAAAATACTACATACAGTTTGGACAATACAATCACAGCATCGGTGGGTTCAGTAGCCACGGCGGCCACTCAACGTCTAGAtagtataacaacaacaacaactttaccCAATACCATACAAATCGatacattaaataataatttagaaaatgattttaataccACATTAACCTTGCGTTCACACGCCCACAATAATAACAATGGTGATGTGGGCGAGGCCCCACCACCTAAAATACCCAAAAAGCgttctcttttaaattttaaatctttcgaTTTTCACATTAAATCCTTATATAGTGGTTTACGTAATGGTTCTTCCAATCAAAATAAATCTCATTCACAATCTACCAATTTAATGGCGGCCGATGGCGGTGTTGAGAGCCACGGCGAGGgtgtaacaaaaattttaacaactgGCATTAATGCCAATGGCAGTGAGTTGAATATCAATGAACTGCATCAGCATATAATACATCAACCCTATAATCGCATGCCTCCCTATTTGAAAATCGAATCGGTTGATAATGAAGAATCGGAGAATTTATTAATCGATTATCCACAATCGCCATACTCGTCACGTCGTAATAGTTCAAATGATGATAATCGTTCATGCAGCCAACTGATACATCTTAGCGGTGATGGTGGGACCGATAACCGCCATCACCTGCAACAGCCAACACCACATCGCTACGAAATGTCGCGTTCACAGGCTAGTTCTCCATCCCCGTACTATCTATCGCCACATGCTTTTGCATCATCTTCCCAGAATATCAGACGTTCGTCTACATCGGACATAATGTCCGGTAGTAAACGCAGCGCCTCTTCGTCGACCAGCAATAGTCGACGGCCGAGTACTTCGGATCTATTGCGTAAAGCACGAGAACGTCGTGGTAGTGAGAATCGTATGGGACGCAGTGTTTCGCATGGCGGTCTGCCGCGTGGTGGCGGTAGTGGTGGTGGTGGGGGAGCTTTTCGTGTGGGACCCGGTGTAGGTGGTCGACGTACGAGTATGGCATTCTAA